The genomic segment AGGCGCCCAGGGCCGGCAGAACAGCCAGGGCTACAACCACCCAGGGCAGATTAAACCAACGGGCCAGGGCAATCCCCGCAATCCAGGCAATGCCCAAACGTGTCAGTGGCGTCATAGGAACATAAAGTTAGAGTTGCTGTTTACTTAAGCCTGGCGGCTCTGCAATATGACGAACGACAAAGGACAAACGACGAAAATTGGTCGTCCTTCGTCATTCGCCGTTGGTTGAGAAGCCCGGAATGTGGCTTTGGCCTGAACAGGAACGGTTTAGATTTTATAGTTAGCGAACTTCAAATGAGGCGGATGTTAACAGAGAATCGTTAGCGTAGAGTTCCAGCTTATATTGGCCTTCTCCCGGCGGCAGGAGAAAACTGTAAGAGCGGCCCTGGGCGCCCCATTCCCATGGCCGCTCGTCGCGCGCTATCTCAACTCCATCCAGATACCACACTGCCGCAAAAGTGATTCCATTTTGCATGCCCTCGTAAGGATATACGGCATAAATTTTGGTGTTTGACGGAAAAACCGTATCCGGGTTAACCGCGGCAATGGGCGAGCCAAGTTCTGTACTAAACTCAATTGGCCCCAGACTTGTCCCGGCCGGAGCAGGTCCTTTGGGTAGGGGAGGCGTTGGGGTAAGGGTAGGGGGAACAGAGGTGGCTGTTTCCGTAGGAGTGGGATTGGAAATGGCCGGTACCGGTGTGGGCGAGGCGGCCATTATAGTGGGGGTGGCATTATCCGGCCCTGAAGTTTGACCGGCGGGGGTGGGCGGAGCAACGGTGTCGGTGGGCAGAGTTTGGGCCGGGGGGGTAACAAACTCCACGGCCCCGGATTCGGCCGGCCGGCCGGATTCTACAGCCGGCGTTTGCGCCGTTTCATCGTTGGCCGTTAAGCGCAAGGAGGCCAACCAGCCTCCCAACAGGATGGCCGTAACGGCTATCCAAACCAAAATAGAAACTCGCGCGCGGCGGGCGCGGGTGCTTTCTTCTTCTTTCACAATGGGGAAAATAGCGGTGCGGGCTTCACGCGCCGAGCGCAGGGCCACCAAAATAGCAATAACCGTGGCCCCCATACTGACAGCGGCCGATATTAACAGGATAGTTGACAAATCCACTTTAACGCTTACTCCATAATCTCAATCTGAGCCGGTTCTTCAACAATGATCTCCGGGGCATTTTGGTACATTTCAACCAGGCCGGTTACCTGAATGGTTTTATCTTGAAAATATTCCTCCGGGGGCGCGGGAAAGAGCGGCCAGGCGTCGGGGAAAATAACCACTTTAAAACTATGGGCATAGTTTTGGTCAAAATTTAAAAAGACCACCTTGCCCGAATTGTAAGTATCTACCACGCGCCCGGTTATGGTTACCGTTTGCCCCTGGTAATCGGCGGCTTTTTCCCAGGCAATAAGGCCCTGTTCTACAGAGGTTGGCATAGGCGAGGGTGTTTCAAGCGGGGGGGAAACAGGCGGGTCCGTTGGCTCAACAGGAGGGGTTTGCTGCGCCTGGGTTGAGCTTGTCGGCGGGCAATTACAATTGCTGAGAATGGGCTGCCCCAGAGTAAGGGCCACTTCAATTTGCCAGGGGTCGCGGATAATGATTTCAGGTGCTCCCTGGTATGCTTCAATAACTCCCTCTATTCTCACCAGCCTACCGTAAAAAAGCTCTTCCGGCGGAGCCGGGAACTTGGGCCAATCGTCGGGAAAAATTACCGCCGTAAAAGCGCCTATTTCCGGCGAAAAATTCAAAAAAACAACCTTGCCCGAATTATGTGTTTTAATGACCGTGCCTTCCACCGTCACTTTCTCGCCCATAAAATCGGCCGCGTCTTCAATGGGAATAACATCATCCCGAGGGCCGGTGGGCCAGACCAGGTTTTCGACTTCGGCTGAAGGCAGCTTGTTGGCTGAAAGAGAAGGGGTATAAGTGGGATAAGGCGTGTAGGTTGGGTAGGGCGTGTAGGTTGGATAAGGCGTTGGCGGCAACTCAGGCTGGCAAGCAATGGCCCAAAAAATCAACAAGCCCAAAGTGCCAACCATAAGTATCTGTCGCATCAAAAATTTCCTTCTAAGATTGAGTGGGGTAATTCTGCCTTCAGCCACGAAGTATACTTATATTGAGGGTGAGAGTCAATCAGGCCAGGGGCAAATATTGGCCACAGCCAAGTTGGAGGGCGATTTTTGGGAATGAGCCTCTATCTATGTTATAATGGCTTGTTGTGTGGAGACACTTGTTTCTATTGAAGGAGATGTAATGAGCCAATTCTATCCCCAACAGACACCATCCTATCCGCCTGAATATCCCCCTGAAAATGATTATTATTACGATGAAGCAGATTACGAGTACGAAGACGAAGATCATTTTGAAGCAGCCGATAATTCCATCATCCGATATGCTCTGGCCTTTTTTGGCGGCGGCTGCCTGGTATTCCTCTGTATGAGTTGCTGTTTCCTTCTGGCTGCCGGGCTGTGGGCCCTAGATGCCTCCGTAGCCGCCACGCCTATTCCGGGCAGCGAATTTGGCCTCTCGTTTGACGACCCGGCCTACGTGCAAGAGCCGGTGGTTAACGATCAAACCGTGCAGTTAGTGGTGCTGGAGGTCAACCGGAATGTATCGCTGC from the Anaerolineae bacterium genome contains:
- a CDS encoding DUF4352 domain-containing protein, encoding MSQFYPQQTPSYPPEYPPENDYYYDEADYEYEDEDHFEAADNSIIRYALAFFGGGCLVFLCMSCCFLLAAGLWALDASVAATPIPGSEFGLSFDDPAYVQEPVVNDQTVQLVVLEVNRNVSLPTLPVVEGREWVVVTVELENLSNEEVPYSEKDFLLLNRVEDAYQTTSGETLVEYALGRGDLKPEQGTEGRLVFEIIAGEPELTLAWETRDSTPRFVLLQ
- a CDS encoding OB-fold nucleic acid binding domain-containing protein, whose amino-acid sequence is MRQILMVGTLGLLIFWAIACQPELPPTPYPTYTPYPTYTPYPTYTPSLSANKLPSAEVENLVWPTGPRDDVIPIEDAADFMGEKVTVEGTVIKTHNSGKVVFLNFSPEIGAFTAVIFPDDWPKFPAPPEELFYGRLVRIEGVIEAYQGAPEIIIRDPWQIEVALTLGQPILSNCNCPPTSSTQAQQTPPVEPTDPPVSPPLETPSPMPTSVEQGLIAWEKAADYQGQTVTITGRVVDTYNSGKVVFLNFDQNYAHSFKVVIFPDAWPLFPAPPEEYFQDKTIQVTGLVEMYQNAPEIIVEEPAQIEIME